In Candidatus Methylomirabilota bacterium, one genomic interval encodes:
- a CDS encoding MBL fold metallo-hydrolase: MIQLGEVSIASVVEINRSFYPTPSMLPDSTPEAVARHYHWLKPDFFDESVGDLASRIQTWIVRTPRHTVLIDTGVGNDKARAESPLWHRRGGGWLDDLRTAGVTPEQVDLVVCTHLHVDHVGWNTRLVDGRWAPTFPRATYLFAGEDWEYWRHEKDECIKDSVMPVVEAGRTQLVEATHEFDPWLRLEPSPGHTPGHVCVRLTTSAGQAVFSGDLMHRTVQVAEPQWSSRFCYDGKRAAATRREFIERHADSGVLILAAHFPRPGYIVRAEGGHRFVAGPVAA; this comes from the coding sequence ATGATCCAGCTGGGCGAGGTCAGCATCGCGTCGGTGGTCGAGATCAACCGCTCGTTCTACCCCACGCCGTCGATGCTGCCCGACTCCACCCCGGAGGCGGTGGCCCGCCACTACCACTGGCTCAAGCCCGACTTCTTCGACGAGTCGGTCGGCGACCTGGCCTCGCGCATCCAGACCTGGATCGTGCGGACGCCGCGGCACACGGTGCTGATCGACACCGGCGTGGGAAACGACAAGGCGCGGGCGGAGTCGCCCCTCTGGCACCGCCGCGGGGGCGGTTGGCTCGACGATCTCCGGACCGCCGGCGTGACGCCCGAGCAGGTGGACCTGGTCGTCTGTACGCATCTTCACGTCGACCACGTGGGCTGGAACACGCGCCTCGTGGACGGGCGCTGGGCGCCCACCTTCCCCAGGGCCACCTACCTCTTCGCCGGCGAGGACTGGGAGTACTGGCGACACGAGAAGGACGAGTGCATCAAGGACAGCGTCATGCCGGTGGTCGAGGCGGGCCGGACCCAGCTGGTGGAGGCGACCCACGAGTTCGATCCCTGGCTGCGTCTGGAGCCGAGCCCGGGGCACACCCCCGGCCACGTCTGCGTGCGGCTGACCACCAGCGCCGGCCAGGCCGTCTTCTCCGGCGACCTCATGCATCGCACGGTGCAGGTGGCCGAGCCGCAGTGGTCGAGCCGCTTCTGCTACGACGGCAAGCGCGCGGCGGCGACCCGGCGCGAGTTCATCGAGCGCCACGCCGACAGCGGCGTGCTGATCCTGGCCGCTCACTTCCC
- a CDS encoding thioesterase family protein codes for MSVPEAFFVPDGDDRFVATEHSRGPWSRDHQHAGPPSALLARAIERAVAGEPVTVTRLTVELFAPVPIGRLEIATTTLRAGRTVRRLEATLADGGRALARASALVTRTTVVDFPAVKPEPHDPLPPPESGEPFRFPVFEMPAIGYQSSVDARLVRGGFGQNPTSVWIRARVPLVLGEAISPLQRVMIAADSGNGVAVVLDPARYTFINADLTVYLHRPLAGEWVGLDTVTLPEPSGIGASHSRLWDLDGPIGWALQSLVVEARRAGR; via the coding sequence ATGAGCGTGCCCGAGGCCTTCTTCGTTCCCGACGGCGACGATCGCTTCGTCGCCACCGAGCACAGCCGCGGTCCCTGGAGCCGGGATCACCAGCACGCCGGCCCGCCGTCGGCCCTGCTGGCCCGGGCCATCGAGCGCGCCGTGGCCGGCGAGCCCGTCACCGTCACCCGTCTCACCGTCGAGCTCTTCGCTCCCGTGCCCATCGGCCGGCTGGAGATCGCCACCACCACGCTGCGCGCGGGGCGAACGGTGCGCCGCCTGGAAGCCACGCTGGCCGACGGCGGACGTGCGCTGGCCCGAGCCTCCGCGCTCGTGACGCGCACGACGGTGGTGGACTTTCCTGCCGTGAAGCCGGAACCGCACGATCCGCTGCCGCCGCCCGAGTCGGGGGAGCCGTTTCGGTTCCCGGTCTTCGAGATGCCGGCCATCGGATACCAGTCGTCGGTGGACGCCCGGCTCGTGCGTGGCGGCTTCGGTCAGAACCCGACGTCGGTGTGGATCCGAGCCCGCGTGCCCCTCGTGCTGGGGGAGGCGATCAGTCCGCTGCAGCGCGTGATGATCGCCGCCGACTCCGGCAACGGGGTGGCCGTCGTGCTCGACCCCGCCCGCTACACGTTCATCAACGCCGATCTCACCGTCTATCTCCACCGGCCGCTCGCCGGTGAGTGGGTGGGCCTCGACACCGTGACGCTGCCGGAGCCCTCCGGGATCGGGGCCAGCCATAGCCGGCTCTGGGATCTGGACGGGCCGATCGGATGGGCGTTGCAGAGCCTCGTCGTGGAGGCGCGCCGCGCCGGCCGGTAG
- the chrA gene encoding chromate efflux transporter, with translation MREAGKRVRASRLLEVLAASTRLGLTSFGGPIAHLGYFRDEYVVRRRWVDEAHYADLVALCQFLPGPASSQVGMALGVIRAGLPGAVAAWLGFTLPSAVALVAFAYGLQVVGVADAGWLHGLKVVAVAVVAQAVWGMSRNLAADRERASLAIVAAMAMLMSRTAATQVLVIAAAGILGWMFLPAAGTSAARSMRIAVSKRVAIGALALFFVLLVGLPAVRQSVPSHAVAVFDSFYRAGSLVFGGGHVVLPLLQAEVVPPGWVTNEEFIAGYGAAQAVPGPLFTFAAYLGAVMDQPPNGWLGAAWALIAIFLPAFLLTVGALPFWELVRWRANIQSALRGINAAVVGLLLAALYDPVWSSAITGPADFGLALVAFGLLMFWRCPPWLVVVLTAVGAEAIGRVA, from the coding sequence GTGAGGGAAGCGGGCAAGCGCGTCCGCGCGTCTCGGCTGCTAGAGGTCCTCGCCGCGTCGACCCGGCTGGGTTTGACCTCGTTCGGCGGGCCCATCGCTCACCTGGGCTACTTCCGCGACGAGTACGTGGTGAGACGGCGATGGGTCGACGAGGCGCACTATGCTGACCTGGTGGCGCTGTGCCAGTTCCTTCCCGGTCCGGCCAGCAGCCAGGTGGGTATGGCCCTGGGCGTCATACGGGCCGGCTTGCCGGGGGCGGTGGCGGCCTGGCTCGGATTCACGCTGCCCTCGGCGGTGGCCCTGGTGGCGTTCGCCTACGGCCTGCAGGTGGTCGGTGTGGCCGACGCGGGGTGGCTGCATGGCCTGAAAGTGGTCGCCGTCGCCGTCGTGGCCCAGGCCGTCTGGGGGATGTCCCGCAACCTGGCCGCCGATCGTGAACGGGCGTCGCTGGCGATCGTCGCGGCCATGGCGATGCTGATGTCGCGAACGGCGGCGACGCAGGTCCTCGTCATCGCCGCGGCCGGGATCCTGGGCTGGATGTTCTTGCCGGCGGCGGGCACGTCGGCCGCCCGCTCGATGCGGATCGCCGTCAGCAAGCGCGTGGCGATCGGCGCTCTGGCGCTGTTCTTCGTGCTGCTCGTCGGCTTGCCGGCGGTTCGCCAGTCGGTCCCGTCGCACGCCGTGGCCGTCTTCGACAGCTTCTACCGGGCAGGGTCGCTGGTCTTCGGGGGCGGGCACGTCGTGTTGCCCTTGCTCCAGGCCGAGGTCGTCCCCCCCGGCTGGGTGACGAACGAAGAGTTCATCGCGGGGTACGGCGCGGCCCAGGCGGTTCCCGGCCCGCTGTTCACGTTCGCCGCGTATCTCGGCGCGGTGATGGATCAGCCGCCCAACGGGTGGCTCGGAGCCGCGTGGGCCCTCATCGCGATCTTCCTCCCGGCGTTCCTGCTGACCGTCGGCGCGCTCCCCTTCTGGGAGCTGGTGCGCTGGCGGGCCAACATCCAGTCGGCGCTCCGCGGCATCAATGCCGCCGTGGTGGGGCTGTTGCTGGCGGCCCTGTACGATCCCGTATGGAGCAGCGCCATCACGGGCCCGGCCGATTTCGGCCTCGCCCTGGTCGCGTTCGGCCTGCTCATGTTCTGGCGATGTCCGCCCTGGCTCGTGGTCGTGCTCACTGCCGTCGGGGCCGAGGCCATCGGCCGCGTCGCCTGA
- a CDS encoding amidohydrolase family protein — MLKALALVVLLGVPAPAAAGELPIVDAHIHYSHDAWDAVPPKEAVALLRKAGLKRALVSSSNDEGTQKLLAEAPDLVVPELRPYRLRADVGTWVRDESIIAYVEERLAKHPYVAIGEFHVFGADADLPVPRRIVQLARQHGLMLHAHADADAVERLFRQDPGARILWAHAGFEPPARVREMLRTYRNLWADLAFRNDHAPGGTVAPEWRQLFVEFPDRFMVGTDTYVPERWHYVPEHAAWSRGWLADLPAEVAERIAWKNGEALFGGTKRPAR; from the coding sequence ATGCTCAAAGCCCTGGCCCTGGTCGTGTTGCTCGGTGTGCCGGCGCCGGCTGCCGCCGGGGAGCTGCCCATCGTCGACGCTCACATCCACTACAGCCACGACGCCTGGGATGCGGTGCCGCCGAAGGAGGCGGTGGCCCTCCTGCGCAAGGCCGGCCTGAAGCGGGCGCTGGTGTCGAGCTCCAACGACGAGGGCACGCAGAAGCTGCTGGCCGAGGCGCCGGACCTCGTGGTGCCCGAGCTGCGCCCCTACCGGCTGCGCGCCGATGTGGGCACCTGGGTGCGCGACGAGTCGATCATCGCCTACGTGGAGGAGCGGCTGGCCAAGCACCCCTACGTCGCGATCGGCGAGTTCCACGTGTTCGGGGCCGACGCCGACCTGCCGGTGCCCCGTCGCATCGTCCAGCTCGCCCGACAGCACGGGCTCATGCTGCACGCCCATGCCGACGCCGACGCCGTCGAGCGGCTGTTCCGCCAGGATCCCGGAGCCCGCATCCTGTGGGCGCACGCCGGTTTCGAGCCGCCGGCCCGCGTGCGCGAGATGCTGCGCACCTACCGTAACCTCTGGGCGGACCTGGCCTTCCGGAACGACCACGCCCCGGGGGGAACGGTGGCCCCCGAGTGGCGCCAGCTCTTCGTCGAGTTCCCCGACCGCTTCATGGTAGGCACCGACACCTATGTTCCCGAGCGCTGGCACTACGTGCCCGAGCACGCGGCCTGGTCACGGGGATGGCTCGCCGACCTGCCGGCTGAGGTGGCCGAGCGGATCGCCTGGAAGAACGGCGAGGCGCTGTTCGGCGGCACGAAGCGCCCAGCACGCTGA